From the genome of Methanocorpusculum sp., one region includes:
- the neuC gene encoding UDP-N-acetylglucosamine 2-epimerase, protein MTKTICVVTATRAEWGLLRPLAELIKRDGEFNLLLAVTGTHFRSEFGNTYKEILADGFSIDERVDIILSPIQNAVDVSSTMARAISGFAEMFSRRTVNLLIVLGDRYETLAVSIAALNAKIPIAHLHGGELTEGAIDDSIRHAITKLSYLHFTSCEAYRRRVIQLGEQPNRVYNVGAIGIDNVRQMELLSKEDLASILNIDIKNSKYCVVTFHPETLNNKNVRDQCTQLLRALSAFPDLKYIITKSNADEGGMIINEMIDAYAKDHPNVLTVASLGNLKYLSALKHASAVIGNSSSGILEVPYFKIPTVNLGIRQKGRIMAETVINCSIETSEIVGAMKTAMSEDFLHRAASAAYPYGDGHAAERILAVLHEWLDNGRIDLKKEFYDIEVHE, encoded by the coding sequence ATGACGAAAACGATCTGTGTGGTCACAGCTACCCGTGCAGAATGGGGATTACTTCGTCCTCTTGCTGAACTTATTAAAAGGGATGGGGAATTTAATCTCCTTCTTGCTGTAACAGGCACTCATTTTCGCAGTGAATTTGGCAATACCTATAAGGAAATTCTCGCAGATGGTTTCTCCATTGACGAACGTGTGGACATTATCCTCTCGCCAATACAGAATGCGGTTGATGTCAGCAGTACAATGGCACGTGCCATATCGGGTTTTGCAGAAATGTTTTCCAGACGCACTGTGAATTTGCTGATTGTGCTGGGTGATCGATATGAAACTCTCGCTGTTTCCATAGCGGCCCTCAATGCAAAAATTCCTATTGCACATTTGCATGGCGGAGAACTGACTGAAGGGGCAATCGATGACTCAATCAGACACGCCATAACCAAATTATCCTATCTTCATTTCACGAGCTGCGAAGCATACCGAAGACGAGTGATCCAGCTTGGGGAACAACCGAATCGTGTATATAATGTTGGAGCCATCGGGATAGACAACGTCAGACAAATGGAGCTGTTATCAAAAGAGGATCTTGCATCGATCCTGAATATTGACATTAAAAACTCAAAGTATTGTGTTGTTACTTTTCATCCTGAGACGCTCAATAATAAGAATGTGAGAGATCAATGCACTCAGCTGTTACGGGCTTTATCTGCATTCCCTGATCTAAAATATATCATTACGAAATCCAATGCTGATGAAGGAGGGATGATCATTAATGAGATGATCGACGCCTATGCAAAAGATCATCCAAATGTTCTCACCGTTGCATCTCTTGGAAATTTAAAATATCTGAGTGCTCTGAAACATGCATCGGCGGTCATTGGAAATTCATCCAGCGGGATTTTGGAAGTACCCTACTTTAAAATTCCCACAGTCAACCTTGGAATAAGGCAGAAGGGACGAATCATGGCAGAGACTGTGATCAACTGCAGTATTGAAACGTCAGAGATCGTAGGTGCTATGAAGACTGCGATGTCAGAAGATTTTTTGCATAGGGCTGCGTCTGCCGCGTATCCGTATGGGGATGGACACGCAGCTGAGCGTATTCTAGCTGTCTTGCATGAGTGGCTGGATAACGGCAGGATCGATTTAAAAAAAGAGTTCTATGATATAGAGGTACACGAATGA
- the neuB gene encoding N-acetylneuraminate synthase, protein MNHIFIIAEVGVNHNGSLELAKKMIGAAKDAGVDAVKFQTFVSENLVSCFAEKAEYQKAATGAAENQLEMIKKLELSYDDFRELKLYAAMLDIIFMSTPFDIDSIDLLAELGMDIFKIPSGEITNLPYLIRIGNLKRKVILSTGMSSLSDINEAVTILQNAGTDDITLLHCNTAYPTPYNDVNLNAMNTLRETFHLPVGYSDHTNGIEVPIAAAALGAVVIEKHFTLDRTMEGPDHKASLEPSELKQMVQAIRHIEQALGSSEKQPTGSELVNRDIARKSIVAKCGIKAGTVFTEDNITVKRPGNGISPMKWFEVLGQKASRDFIRDELIEL, encoded by the coding sequence ATGAATCACATATTTATTATTGCAGAGGTCGGCGTCAATCATAACGGCAGTCTTGAGCTCGCCAAAAAAATGATCGGTGCTGCAAAAGATGCGGGAGTGGATGCTGTCAAGTTTCAGACCTTTGTATCTGAAAATCTCGTCTCGTGTTTTGCAGAAAAAGCAGAATATCAGAAAGCTGCAACCGGAGCCGCCGAAAATCAACTTGAGATGATTAAAAAATTAGAGTTGTCATATGATGACTTTAGAGAGTTGAAATTATACGCTGCGATGCTTGATATTATTTTCATGTCTACCCCGTTTGATATTGACAGTATTGATTTGCTGGCTGAACTCGGGATGGATATTTTTAAAATACCCTCGGGAGAAATTACAAACCTGCCGTATCTGATCAGAATCGGTAACTTAAAGAGAAAGGTGATTCTTTCAACAGGTATGAGCAGTCTGTCCGATATCAACGAAGCTGTTACTATTCTGCAAAATGCAGGAACAGACGATATCACACTTCTCCACTGCAATACGGCATATCCAACCCCTTATAATGATGTCAACCTTAATGCCATGAATACCCTTCGTGAAACATTCCACTTGCCGGTTGGATATTCAGATCACACAAATGGGATTGAAGTGCCGATAGCTGCGGCAGCTCTTGGCGCTGTTGTTATTGAAAAACATTTCACGCTGGATAGAACAATGGAAGGTCCGGATCACAAAGCAAGCCTTGAACCGAGTGAACTCAAACAGATGGTTCAGGCGATCCGTCATATTGAACAGGCACTCGGCAGTTCTGAAAAACAACCAACAGGATCAGAACTTGTAAATCGGGATATTGCAAGAAAAAGCATTGTTGCTAAATGCGGGATCAAAGCCGGAACTGTATTCACCGAGGATAATATCACGGTAAAACGACCTGGAAACGGGATATCGCCCATGAAGTGGTTTGAGGTCCTGGGACAAAAAGCGTCTCGTGATTTTATTCGGGATGAGTTGATTGAATTATGA
- a CDS encoding acetyltransferase: MGKKLVLVGGGGHCKSILSSIDINVYSDIVIIDSPGKVGDTVDGVLIGGTDDDLQKFYNNGYSNAFIAVGTTSCSTKRQSIYKSLKKIGFSFPSIIDSSAVIAKSAIIEEGVFVGKNAVVNAGAQIGRFSIINTGALVDHDCSIGSFVHLSPGVILSGAVTVGNNTHIGTGSCVKQCVTIGESTTIGMGSVVLGNLPSNCTAFGVPCKVREES, translated from the coding sequence ATGGGTAAAAAATTAGTTCTTGTTGGCGGCGGCGGGCACTGCAAATCTATTTTATCGTCAATTGATATTAACGTATATTCAGACATAGTGATTATTGACTCTCCGGGTAAAGTTGGTGATACTGTTGATGGTGTTTTGATTGGTGGTACAGATGATGATCTGCAGAAATTTTATAATAATGGTTATTCCAACGCCTTTATCGCGGTTGGAACAACATCGTGCAGTACCAAACGGCAGAGCATCTATAAATCTTTAAAGAAAATTGGATTCTCATTTCCATCAATAATTGATTCATCAGCGGTTATTGCGAAATCTGCCATAATCGAAGAGGGTGTTTTTGTTGGGAAAAATGCAGTTGTGAATGCAGGAGCTCAAATCGGCAGATTTTCAATTATCAACACTGGTGCATTAGTGGATCATGACTGCAGTATTGGTAGTTTTGTTCATTTATCTCCTGGCGTAATATTGTCCGGAGCTGTCACTGTTGGAAATAATACCCATATTGGGACCGGATCATGCGTAAAACAATGTGTGACTATTGGGGAGAGTACTACAATTGGGATGGGTAGTGTTGTACTTGGAAATCTGCCGTCAAATTGTACTGCATTCGGCGTTCCCTGTAAAGTTCGCGAGGAGTCATGA
- a CDS encoding Gfo/Idh/MocA family protein, with product MNILIVGLGSMGQRRLRLVQKNYPNISIFGIEFSEKRRNEISEAYNIKCFDSLLNALAETNVDAAFVCTPPATHHTVIKELLENSINVFTELNLINTGYTELRELAAQHNLHIFMSSTLLYRKEIQKICEIVHSEKLPLQYMYHVGQYLPDWHPWESYKKFFVGEKETNGCREIFAIQLPWILNCFGRSVSVGYTSKKKISNLDITYPDSYLVTLEHESGNRGVMIIDVVSRKAISLLEIVGENLHLFWDGTPSGLKRYNIDTKSFESIELYDSFEHNQNYASNIIEDAYLAEIVCFFDLLSGVGNPLYSLNDDIRTLNLIDKIEGRL from the coding sequence ATGAACATATTAATTGTTGGTTTAGGTTCAATGGGTCAAAGAAGATTACGTCTCGTACAAAAAAATTATCCGAACATATCTATATTTGGGATTGAGTTTTCAGAAAAGCGCCGTAACGAGATATCGGAGGCATATAACATCAAATGTTTTGACTCTCTTTTAAATGCTTTAGCCGAAACGAACGTTGACGCTGCCTTCGTCTGCACCCCTCCTGCTACGCACCATACCGTAATCAAAGAATTACTTGAGAACAGCATCAACGTATTTACTGAACTGAACTTGATTAACACAGGATATACTGAATTACGTGAATTAGCTGCACAACATAATTTGCATATATTCATGTCTTCTACGTTATTGTACCGTAAAGAGATTCAAAAAATATGTGAGATTGTGCATTCAGAAAAATTACCTCTCCAATATATGTATCATGTTGGTCAGTATCTTCCTGACTGGCATCCATGGGAAAGTTACAAAAAATTCTTTGTTGGTGAGAAGGAAACGAACGGTTGCCGTGAAATATTTGCAATTCAGCTGCCGTGGATATTGAATTGTTTTGGCAGGTCGGTATCCGTAGGTTATACTTCAAAAAAGAAAATCAGTAATCTGGATATTACGTATCCTGATTCATATCTGGTGACCTTGGAACATGAATCTGGAAATAGAGGTGTAATGATAATAGATGTGGTATCAAGAAAAGCCATTTCTTTACTGGAGATTGTCGGAGAAAACCTACATTTATTTTGGGATGGAACACCTTCGGGTCTTAAGAGATATAACATAGATACCAAATCATTTGAATCTATTGAATTATATGATTCGTTTGAACATAATCAGAATTATGCATCTAATATAATTGAGGATGCATATCTTGCTGAAATTGTTTGTTTTTTTGATTTATTGTCTGGAGTTGGGAACCCCTTATACTCTTTGAATGATGATATACGGACCTTGAACCTTATTGATAAAATTGAAGGCAGGTTGTAA
- a CDS encoding NAD-dependent 4,6-dehydratase LegB: MSSILITGADGFIGSHLTEYLVENTNNKIRAFVYYNSFNSWGWLDTLPKETQDKIEIFAGDVRDPNGVREAMKGIDTVYHLAALIAIPFSYHSPDSYVDTNIKGTLNVLQAARDLQTERVLVTSTSEVYGTAQYVPIDEKHPYQGQSPYSATKIGADRLAESFYRSFDLPISIVRPFNTFGPRQSARAVIPTIITQLLSGAKEIKLGSLTPTRDYTYVKDTVNGFVSIANCDAAIGQEINIASQYEISIGDLARELIRQINPDAEIICDDQRLRPEKSEVNRLFGSNEKILKLTGWKPEYSLAEGLAETVGWMKQNLNSYKTDIYNL, from the coding sequence ATGTCCTCTATCCTCATCACCGGCGCAGACGGCTTTATCGGCAGCCATCTTACAGAGTATCTGGTCGAAAACACAAATAATAAGATCCGTGCATTTGTCTACTACAACTCTTTCAATTCCTGGGGATGGCTTGACACCCTACCAAAGGAAACACAAGACAAAATAGAGATATTTGCAGGAGACGTCCGCGATCCAAACGGTGTCCGTGAAGCAATGAAAGGAATCGACACAGTGTATCACCTGGCAGCACTTATTGCCATTCCATTTAGCTACCACTCACCTGATTCCTATGTGGATACGAACATAAAAGGAACCCTCAATGTCCTGCAGGCAGCGCGTGATCTGCAAACAGAAAGAGTACTTGTTACCTCTACGTCAGAAGTCTATGGGACGGCACAATACGTGCCGATCGATGAAAAACACCCCTACCAGGGTCAGTCGCCTTACTCAGCAACGAAGATAGGTGCCGACCGTCTTGCTGAAAGTTTCTATCGAAGTTTTGATCTGCCGATATCAATAGTTCGTCCATTTAATACGTTTGGCCCGCGACAATCGGCACGTGCAGTGATCCCAACCATCATCACGCAACTGCTCTCCGGAGCTAAAGAGATAAAACTTGGCTCTCTCACACCCACCCGCGATTATACCTATGTGAAAGATACGGTGAATGGCTTTGTCAGTATTGCAAACTGTGATGCTGCGATCGGTCAGGAGATCAATATCGCTTCCCAATATGAAATCTCCATTGGAGATTTGGCACGGGAACTGATTCGTCAGATTAACCCTGATGCGGAAATAATTTGTGATGATCAGAGGCTGCGCCCGGAGAAAAGCGAGGTGAACCGTCTGTTTGGCTCTAATGAGAAGATTCTCAAATTAACCGGATGGAAACCGGAATACTCACTTGCTGAAGGGCTTGCAGAAACAGTGGGATGGATGAAGCAAAACCTTAACAGCTACAAAACTGATATTTATAATTTATAA
- a CDS encoding LegC family aminotransferase encodes MSKFIPLSVPNLKGNEKKYVDDAITQEWVSTGGAYINRMEKMMAEYVHTPDAVACQSGTAALHLALICCGVKAGEEVIVPTLTFVAAVNPVRYVNAEPVFMDCDDTFCMDMDKLERFCADECEMRDGKLIDKVNGKHISAVIVVHVFGNIANMEKLMELKSKYGFKIIEDATEAVGSYIKSGEFAGKFAGTIGDMGALSFNGNKIITTGGGGMLISENTGLLEKARYLSTQAKDDAVYFKHNEVGYNYRMTNLQAAVGMAQLEQLEDFISIKHANYNTYVENGIPLYPFRADTRSNYWFYSYLTEKRDELITYLGENNVQSRPIWHLIHALPPYIHSRNYCIEKAQYFWEHVVNIPCSTNLNKEDVLYVSNLIHEFENMGEK; translated from the coding sequence ATGAGCAAATTCATACCATTATCTGTCCCGAATCTGAAAGGGAACGAAAAAAAATATGTTGATGATGCCATTACTCAGGAGTGGGTTTCAACAGGCGGGGCCTATATCAACCGCATGGAAAAAATGATGGCAGAGTATGTGCATACTCCAGATGCGGTTGCCTGCCAGTCTGGAACGGCTGCCCTGCACCTTGCATTGATATGCTGCGGAGTAAAAGCTGGAGAAGAAGTTATTGTTCCCACTCTGACATTTGTTGCAGCAGTAAACCCGGTGAGATATGTGAACGCAGAGCCGGTTTTCATGGACTGCGATGATACATTCTGTATGGATATGGATAAGCTTGAGCGATTTTGTGCCGATGAGTGTGAAATGCGGGATGGAAAACTCATTGACAAAGTCAACGGCAAACATATCTCTGCTGTGATAGTTGTCCACGTCTTTGGAAATATTGCCAATATGGAAAAACTCATGGAACTTAAATCCAAATATGGATTCAAAATCATTGAGGATGCAACCGAGGCGGTGGGAAGTTATATAAAATCAGGAGAATTCGCAGGTAAATTTGCCGGAACGATCGGAGATATGGGGGCACTTTCGTTCAATGGAAATAAAATCATTACAACGGGCGGCGGCGGTATGCTGATCTCGGAAAACACCGGACTTCTTGAAAAAGCCCGTTATCTTTCGACCCAGGCAAAGGATGATGCGGTGTATTTCAAGCATAATGAGGTTGGCTATAATTACCGCATGACAAATCTTCAGGCGGCTGTTGGTATGGCACAACTTGAGCAGCTTGAGGATTTTATTTCAATTAAACATGCAAACTATAATACTTATGTTGAGAACGGCATTCCCTTATATCCGTTCAGAGCAGACACAAGGTCAAACTATTGGTTCTACAGCTATCTGACAGAAAAGCGTGATGAATTGATAACGTATCTTGGAGAGAACAATGTCCAGTCCCGCCCGATATGGCATCTGATCCATGCTCTGCCTCCGTATATACATTCACGAAACTATTGTATTGAAAAAGCTCAGTACTTTTGGGAGCATGTGGTCAACATTCCGTGCAGCACAAATCTGAATAAAGAGGATGTGCTATATGTGTCTAATTTGATTCATGAATTTGAAAACATGGGAGAGAAATGA
- a CDS encoding acylneuraminate cytidylyltransferase family protein — MNILFTVCGRAGSKGVKNKNLKNLLGKPLVYYTLSAIDLFIKENKGVDTIHVCASSDSQDLLGLITSQKAFPVFTVDRSAELSGDTIGKIAVIRDALLRCNKHYSVEHDMVIDLDITSPIRRLQDIVNIYEMKKNSPDFDVVFSITSARRNPYFNQVKKIPVTGGYELVMNQGLTSRQQAPVVYDMNASIYAYDGEYLIRSNSDKLFDGRCTAIMMEDTAVLDIDSEEDYELMEVLMKIFIDKKADLSMLYQNIDTL; from the coding sequence ATGAACATTTTATTTACTGTCTGTGGACGTGCCGGATCGAAAGGCGTTAAAAATAAAAATTTAAAAAATCTGCTTGGTAAACCATTAGTTTACTATACTCTTTCGGCAATCGATTTATTTATCAAAGAAAATAAAGGTGTGGATACGATTCATGTATGTGCAAGTTCAGACAGCCAAGATCTTCTTGGTCTGATTACCTCCCAAAAGGCGTTTCCTGTTTTCACAGTTGATAGGTCGGCAGAACTCAGTGGCGATACTATTGGGAAAATAGCTGTAATTAGAGATGCACTTCTTCGTTGTAATAAACACTATAGTGTTGAGCATGACATGGTTATTGATCTTGACATCACATCACCTATTCGTAGACTTCAGGATATTGTGAATATTTATGAAATGAAGAAAAATTCACCAGATTTTGACGTTGTTTTTTCAATAACAAGTGCCAGACGTAATCCATACTTTAACCAGGTCAAAAAAATTCCAGTCACTGGGGGGTATGAGTTGGTCATGAACCAGGGACTAACTTCAAGACAGCAGGCCCCAGTGGTTTATGATATGAATGCATCAATCTATGCTTATGATGGGGAGTATCTTATTCGTTCAAATTCAGATAAATTATTTGATGGGAGATGTACAGCTATCATGATGGAGGATACCGCAGTTCTTGATATTGACAGTGAAGAGGATTATGAGCTGATGGAAGTTCTTATGAAAATATTCATAGATAAAAAGGCAGATTTGTCGATGCTATATCAAAATATAGATACTTTATGA
- a CDS encoding oligosaccharide flippase family protein, whose amino-acid sequence MTEEQGATLDIKFQQRFSKNLLSNVVYFVLNVIIGLALVPFFLDTLGPAAYGLIPLATSLTSYITIFTDAVNGSISRYLTIDLQRSDFARANETYNTSLFGMLLIVLMCVPISILIAISSPSFFDIGDSAVVDVVLLFSLIFISVLLRAFGSTFMTTLFAYNRMDLRNIVNIVYQLIPVILIVSIFLIFGPSLVAVGTSYLLAAVISVFVSYVFSRKTCPQLKTNHHYFSKLRFKEMGGVTFWLIINRFGGLLVTNVSLIFVNILYGVVAETGYSLVLTFNILLVSIGSLITSILTPMIYSYYSKGDMSGLITFSKFSIKIVGLLIALPVGLVCIFSSQFLTLWVGSEYTYLVPLMWILIIPSLLEVQVAAIGGVNIACLRVRFPAIYAVLCGFFNIGLILLFNFLFDIGYYNVALSYLISRVILGIAIYTPIYIAYILGAPHFTFIKSMLYGYISLAGLLVVGIIFTSFISVDSLLMLIIAGTGFSIIYLLIILKLILKKNERDLIRSCIPKTIGKLIPEWIL is encoded by the coding sequence ATGACGGAAGAACAGGGTGCGACGCTGGATATTAAGTTTCAACAGAGGTTTTCGAAGAATCTGCTTTCCAATGTGGTGTATTTTGTTCTGAATGTTATTATTGGGCTTGCTCTGGTCCCGTTTTTTTTGGACACGTTGGGACCTGCTGCATATGGGTTGATTCCGCTGGCGACATCGCTCACGAGTTATATCACTATTTTCACAGATGCTGTAAATGGCTCTATTTCACGATATCTTACGATTGATTTACAGCGATCTGATTTTGCCCGCGCAAATGAGACTTACAACACATCATTGTTTGGTATGCTGTTAATTGTGCTCATGTGTGTGCCAATTTCCATCCTAATCGCCATCTCATCTCCCTCTTTTTTTGATATAGGAGATTCTGCAGTAGTTGATGTGGTTCTATTATTTTCTCTGATTTTTATTTCCGTCCTTCTAAGAGCATTCGGCAGCACATTCATGACAACATTGTTTGCCTACAATCGGATGGACTTAAGAAATATAGTTAATATCGTGTACCAGTTGATTCCGGTCATATTAATAGTCAGCATATTTTTGATATTTGGTCCTTCTTTGGTAGCAGTGGGTACATCATATCTATTGGCGGCGGTAATTTCAGTATTTGTATCTTATGTATTTTCAAGAAAGACATGCCCACAGTTAAAAACCAATCATCATTATTTTTCAAAGTTGCGTTTTAAGGAAATGGGGGGGGTGACATTCTGGTTAATTATTAATAGATTCGGGGGTTTGCTCGTTACAAACGTTTCACTGATATTTGTAAATATATTATATGGTGTTGTCGCCGAAACCGGTTATTCTCTTGTTTTAACATTTAACATATTGTTGGTATCAATAGGGAGCCTTATTACTAGTATACTTACGCCAATGATATATTCTTATTATAGTAAGGGAGATATGTCGGGTCTAATAACCTTTTCTAAATTTTCAATAAAAATAGTTGGTCTGCTCATTGCTCTTCCTGTTGGTCTTGTATGTATTTTCTCATCTCAATTTCTTACTCTCTGGGTAGGTAGTGAATATACATATTTAGTTCCATTAATGTGGATTCTAATTATTCCATCACTTCTTGAAGTACAGGTTGCTGCGATCGGTGGAGTTAATATTGCATGTCTTCGGGTTCGGTTTCCAGCGATTTATGCGGTATTATGTGGATTTTTTAATATAGGTCTTATTTTGCTCTTTAATTTCTTGTTTGATATTGGATATTATAATGTCGCTTTATCTTATCTTATTTCAAGAGTTATACTTGGAATTGCAATATATACACCAATATACATAGCTTATATCCTGGGAGCTCCACATTTTACGTTTATAAAATCTATGCTTTATGGATATATATCATTAGCAGGGCTATTAGTTGTGGGTATAATATTCACATCATTCATATCTGTAGATTCACTATTAATGCTAATAATTGCAGGAACTGGATTTTCAATTATTTATCTTCTGATTATTCTTAAACTCATTCTTAAAAAGAATGAGAGAGATCTAATTAGATCATGTATTCCAAAGACTATTGGTAAATTGATACCAGAGTGGATATTGTAA
- a CDS encoding nucleotidyltransferase family protein, giving the protein MTELSSYLVSPVATVLDAMSVIDTAAKGVAFVCSDKKILGVITDGDIRRYIIRGGDLSCNVMDVANRNFKFLRESDSVDAGVIKKIRSDYKALPVLDAEGRILSIIFEDDTASLPPANLHIPVVIMAGGKGTRLYPYTKVLPKPLIPIGDVPITMHIMQHFEKYGCTRFTMVVNHQKELIKAYYSDPDLPYDIDFADEKEPLGTAGGLKLLEGKISGTFFMTNCDILIDASYDKIYQYHKKMQNLVTMVCAVKKITIPYGTVYMNDAGRIENMVEKPTLSYLVNTGYYVVESEFISEIPNDTFIHMTDVVQKCIDAGKPVGVYPISEGQWSDMGQIDEMERMRDKLIGGRDG; this is encoded by the coding sequence ATGACTGAACTCAGCAGCTATTTAGTTTCACCCGTTGCCACAGTGCTTGATGCAATGTCTGTTATAGATACGGCAGCGAAAGGTGTCGCTTTTGTCTGCAGTGATAAGAAGATTCTCGGGGTCATAACTGATGGCGATATCCGCCGGTATATTATTCGCGGCGGTGATCTGTCCTGCAATGTGATGGATGTTGCAAATCGGAACTTCAAATTTCTGCGTGAAAGTGATTCCGTCGATGCGGGAGTGATCAAAAAAATCAGGTCAGATTACAAAGCACTGCCTGTTTTGGATGCTGAAGGCAGGATTCTGTCGATTATTTTTGAGGATGATACTGCTTCACTCCCGCCTGCAAATCTGCATATTCCTGTTGTGATCATGGCAGGCGGGAAAGGGACACGGTTGTACCCTTATACGAAAGTTCTTCCAAAACCTCTGATCCCAATTGGTGATGTACCGATTACGATGCATATTATGCAGCATTTCGAAAAGTATGGATGTACTCGTTTTACGATGGTGGTGAATCATCAGAAGGAGTTGATCAAGGCATATTATTCTGACCCTGATCTTCCCTATGATATCGATTTTGCTGATGAAAAGGAACCTCTTGGAACTGCAGGTGGTTTGAAACTTCTTGAAGGAAAGATCAGCGGGACATTTTTTATGACCAACTGTGATATCCTGATCGATGCGTCTTATGATAAGATCTATCAGTATCATAAGAAAATGCAGAACCTGGTTACAATGGTCTGTGCGGTGAAAAAGATCACGATTCCCTATGGAACTGTTTACATGAATGATGCCGGGCGTATTGAGAATATGGTGGAAAAACCAACACTATCATATCTGGTTAATACCGGATACTATGTTGTAGAGTCGGAGTTTATTTCTGAAATCCCTAATGATACATTCATTCATATGACTGATGTCGTGCAGAAGTGTATAGATGCAGGAAAACCGGTTGGCGTGTATCCGATCAGCGAAGGTCAGTGGTCTGATATGGGCCAGATTGATGAGATGGAGAGAATGAGAGACAAATTGATTGGCGGTAGGGATGGGTAA
- a CDS encoding Gfo/Idh/MocA family protein yields the protein MKICFIGLGSIGTRHLHNLVQILSERKILSDIHTLRTTHRPLSDDIGKIIDKEFTSYENLNDDYDIVFITNPTNKHYETLNKILSHTKHIFIEKPLFMDTKNDLKSLLLNTDSVYYVAAPLRYNGVFPILQDFVKKNKVYSARAICSSYLPEWRKNIDYKVNYSAHKEMGGGVSLDLIHEWDYLKYLFGMPNKLSYLKGTKSELNIDSDDIAVYIAEYSDKIVELHLDYFGRRATRQLELFTKNGLLKVDFISQTVSFDNGIEIIPYPVTKNDDPYIAEMNYFLDLCTGKETKNQNDIYNAFDTLKLALGELE from the coding sequence ATGAAGATCTGCTTTATAGGTCTTGGGTCTATTGGTACCAGACATCTTCATAATTTAGTGCAGATCCTCTCAGAGAGAAAAATACTCTCAGATATTCATACGCTTCGCACTACACACAGACCTCTTTCAGATGATATTGGAAAAATAATTGATAAAGAATTTACCTCTTATGAGAATCTTAATGATGATTACGATATTGTGTTTATTACAAACCCGACGAACAAACATTATGAGACATTAAACAAGATTCTCTCTCATACAAAACATATATTCATTGAAAAACCTTTGTTCATGGATACGAAAAATGATTTAAAATCATTGCTGCTTAATACGGATTCTGTATACTATGTTGCAGCTCCACTACGGTATAACGGTGTGTTCCCTATACTCCAAGATTTTGTAAAAAAGAATAAAGTCTACTCAGCCAGAGCAATTTGCTCCTCATACCTCCCGGAGTGGCGCAAAAATATTGATTATAAGGTGAACTACAGTGCTCATAAGGAAATGGGTGGTGGTGTTAGTCTTGATCTGATTCATGAATGGGATTATCTGAAATATCTATTTGGAATGCCAAACAAACTATCATATTTGAAGGGAACAAAATCAGAGTTGAACATAGATAGTGATGATATTGCAGTTTATATTGCCGAATATTCTGACAAAATTGTTGAACTGCATCTTGATTATTTTGGAAGGAGGGCAACACGCCAACTGGAATTATTCACCAAGAATGGGCTCTTGAAAGTTGATTTCATTAGTCAAACTGTTAGTTTTGATAATGGTATTGAAATCATTCCGTATCCAGTTACTAAAAATGATGACCCATATATCGCTGAAATGAACTACTTCCTTGATTTATGTACCGGAAAAGAGACAAAAAATCAAAATGATATTTATAATGCATTTGATACATTAAAGTTAGCTTTAGGTGAGTTGGAATGA